AAGGGGGTGCGGAGCTCGTGAGCGGCAATTCGGATAAAATCGGATTTGGCCTTGTCTATGCGTTCCAGCTCTTCTTTAGCTCGCTGGAGTTCCTGGGTTCTCTCCCTCACTTTTTGCTCCAGACTCCTGTTGAGCCTCTTGATGAAGGCGAAACTTTCATCGGTAAAGGTGCTGGTCATTTTTAAAATCATGCGATCAAAGAGCTCCTCGGCCTTTTGGATGTACTCCAGCGCCTGAAGAGAAGGAAACTCCTTGGTTATTTCCTCCCAACAAGTTCTCTTCAATTCTGTAGCGATAACCAGGACTTCCCGGAGGTTATATTCTCGCTTGAGGCGGTCTTTGACCAGCTGTTCCAGGATAGCCTCAAGTGGGGAAACATCGCCCGTATCCAGGGCGGAAATAAAAGCATCATATAAAGCTTCCAGGTGACGCGCTCCCAGTTCTTTTGTTGGAAGAAGGGAATCAGTTCCGGGACTTGCCTTCCTAACAGCCCTTATCCATTTGACCATTACTAAATCCTTGCGGTCTCTAAGCCAGCAAGCCAGCTCCCTGGAAGCCATCTTCTTCCTCTTTCAATCGTAAAACCCACGCCAATCGTTCCAGCGAACTTTGATGATATCCATCAGCATCCGGAAAGAGTCCTTAAAGGGGTTTACCTTTGTGTTCTCACCGTAATACCACACCACAGGCACCTCTTTAACCTTATAGCCCCTCTTGTGGGCGAGGAGGAGGATTTCCACATCAAAGGCTGTGACAGCCCCACCCTTTATTTCCACCGCATCATCCCCGTAAAGCCTCACACGTCGGAAGAGGTCATGGCCTGCTTCGCGGCGGAAGCCTTTGAACCCGCATTGAGTATCCTGATAATGGCCCACCACGAGGAGCCTGACCAGTAAGTTGAAAATTCTGCCCATAAGGTGGCGATGCCATGGTTCTCCGTAACGGCGAGCCCCAAGGCCCTCCCTTGAGCCTATGGCCACATCGTAACCTTCTTGCAGAGGGTTAAGTAACTTGGGCAGTTCTTCTATTGGGGTGGCCAGGTCAGCATCTGAAAAAACAATAAACCGGCCGCGGGAAGCTAAGACACCGCTCCTCACAGCATAACCTTTGCCCCGATGAGTGTTACGAATAAGATGTAAATTAGGGGTACGGCGCTGGAAGCTCTCTACCACCGAAGCAGTTCCGTCCTCGCTCCCGTCATCTACGACGATAATTTCCCAGGAATAATCTTGTTTTCCAAAATAATCCAGCACCCTTTCCAAGGTGCGGGGAAGTCTTTTTTCTTCGTTATAAGCTGGAATCACAAAGCTCAGGAAAATTTCCTCGGCCGTGGCTGCCCTCCTCACTGAGTTTTCCCCTTTATGCTTTATACTCCTTGAAGCCAATTTTGTCAATTTAACGCCGTTCTTGCGCCGGGAGGTTAGATTAACCCTGAGGCTGTTGAAAGCCTTATTCTTTCTCTGTGGGTCTTTAAGCAAATCCATCGTCTTTCCTGGCGTAAGTTAAAAGCAATAGCCAGGCAGTTGATACTAAAGGTGCCTGACTTCTCTACCCTGCATTATCGGATAAAATTCAATGCTTGGCTTGCTCAGCAAATCCTTGCCGGTGAATCTTTGGAGATTCCCTTTCCCTGTCTGATGGCGCCGAGGTAGTAATATTGATTGAGGCATCCCTTGGACCACCCTATTCGGATGAGCGGGTTTTATTCTTGAAATGGCTGAAGAAAAGGGAGATATGGGGCGAATTGGTGCATAGTTCAGGTTGGCAGGCAGTAGTGGCAGTTCATGAGAATTTCTAAAGCTGTGGGCTCAAGATTTATCGGCAGCGCTTTCTGGTGGAATCATGGATAGGTTCTAAATATGGCTTTAAGAGCTGTATGGGGGCGCTTAGTAGTGTGAAATCTGGGCATTCTCTTTTGGTGATTCCAGACCAACTAATCCCCCCTTTAGAACAGCCTCGTTAATTCTTGACATTTGTAGATGTTTATGTTACCTTAAGGGCCATGAAGTTATCTCTGCGGGCTAAGAAAACGGGGATTAGTTTTGCCCAATGCCCGACAATCGCCCATCGGGACGATATTGGTTCTTGAGGATGAAAACGCGCAGAAGAAACCATGAAGGGTGGCAAGCGTGTCCTTTTGTGGAGATAGTCCAGAAGGAAGGAAAATGGTATGTGAAGCTGAGCTTTAAGAAGGTGGTGGAACTCCGAGAGGAGCTGCCAAAAGGTATAGACATAGGCTATAGGAAGCTCATAGCTACTTCAGATGGAAAACACATAAAGGAGTTTGTAGAGAAGGAGATAGACAAGAAAAGGCAAGGGTCTAAGAACTTCAGGCAAAAGAAGCACGATCTGAAAAGGGTCGTGGATGGGGCGTTCAGTAATGGGGATGTTTTCAGGTGCCTGCAATGTGGATACGCGGAAGATGTGGACATTATAGGTGCGAGGAACATCCTCAAGCGGTTTATAGAGAAGCCTATAGTCCCTTTATACCTGTGAAACCTGTTCCCATAGCAATGTGAATAAATGTCTATGGGAATGGGAACTACAACTGCAGGCAAAGGAGCCATTAAAGGGTTCAGTTCTGAGGTTATGTGAGCCGAAGGGGAGAATTGACGCCGTACCCACGGATGACGGAAGAATTGCCCGATAAAGGGCAGGCTCCCATACAATGGCTTGAGATTCGCCGGCAAAGGGCTCAATTTGTTAACATATTCCAAATGGTCATAGGCTGAAGGAGGAAACATGAAGGAAGGTCAAATCCCGTTGACTTCTGAGCAAAGAGAAATCTTGCTGGCTTACCAGCGAGATGAGTTGACCGAACACCACATTTATACCCGGCTGGCACGGACAATTCGCTCGCCGGAGAATCAGGCGATTTTGGAGCGCATTGCCGCAGACGAGCTGCGCCATTCCCGCCAGTGGCAATCGTTCACCGGACAGGAAGTCCATCCCGATTGGCTCAAGGTCTGGTTCTACACGCTGGTCGGCCGTATCCTGGGTTTTACCTTTGCTGTCAAGCTAATGGAGCGAGGGGAAGAAGGAGCGCAGGAAAACTATTCTCGTATAGAAGACGTCATTCCCGACGCCGCAGCCATTGCTCAGGAGGAGAAAGCACACGAAGAAGCTTTGCTGGGGATGCTGGATGAGGAACGGCTCCGTTATACTGGCTCTATTATCCTGGGCCTGAACGATGCGCTGGTGGAGCTGACGGGCGCACTGGCGGGGCTGACTTTTGCGCTCCAGAATACCAGTCTGGTAGCAATGACAGGTGCTATTACAGGCATAGCCGCTGCCCTTTCCATGGGAGCTTCCGAGTATCTCTCAACAAAAGCAGAAGGGGGTGGACGGAACCCATTGCGGGCGTCTTTATATACCGGTGTTGCCTATATTTTTACTGTACTGGCTCTCATCATGCCATATCTGGTGATGAAAAATCCGTATCTCTGTCTGGCAACCGCACTGGTGATAGCTGTGCTCATTATCGCCTTTTTCAATTACTACATTTCTGTGGCCCGTGATCTTCCGTTCCGGCGGCGGTTCCTTGAGATGGCCGGATTGAGCTTGGCTGTGGCAGCGATTAGTTTTGGCATTGGAATACTGATGCGAGCGGTGTTTGGAGTTGAGATATAAATCGCAGGTAGTAAACGGCTGGATCAAGGGGAGACCGCTTTAGAGGTTTATGGGGCACATCCCCCAGACCTCCTGCCGTGGGGCAAGCCCCCTGGACCCCCCAATTTTCCCCGCCCTCGTGGGCCTAGGGTTTGACACGGTTCTAGGTCCCACTCGTGGGCAGGATGCAAGGGGTGGTTGATCGCTCCCTTTTTGAGGTTTTTGGGGGCACATCCCCCAGACCCCCTGCCATGGGGCAAGCCCCCTGGACCCCCCCAATTTTCCCCACCCTCGTGGGCCCAGGGTTTGCCACGGTTCTGGGTCCCACTCGTGGGCGGGGTGCAAAGGGTGGTTGATTGCTCCCTTTTTGAGGTTTTTGGGGGCACATCCCCCAGACCCCCT
This Anaerolineae bacterium DNA region includes the following protein-coding sequences:
- a CDS encoding glycosyltransferase family 2 protein — translated: MRRAATAEEIFLSFVIPAYNEEKRLPRTLERVLDYFGKQDYSWEIIVVDDGSEDGTASVVESFQRRTPNLHLIRNTHRGKGYAVRSGVLASRGRFIVFSDADLATPIEELPKLLNPLQEGYDVAIGSREGLGARRYGEPWHRHLMGRIFNLLVRLLVVGHYQDTQCGFKGFRREAGHDLFRRVRLYGDDAVEIKGGAVTAFDVEILLLAHKRGYKVKEVPVVWYYGENTKVNPFKDSFRMLMDIIKVRWNDWRGFYD
- a CDS encoding transposase — encoded protein: MEIVQKEGKWYVKLSFKKVVELREELPKGIDIGYRKLIATSDGKHIKEFVEKEIDKKRQGSKNFRQKKHDLKRVVDGAFSNGDVFRCLQCGYAEDVDIIGARNILKRFIEKPIVPLYL
- a CDS encoding VIT1/CCC1 transporter family protein, with the translated sequence MKEGQIPLTSEQREILLAYQRDELTEHHIYTRLARTIRSPENQAILERIAADELRHSRQWQSFTGQEVHPDWLKVWFYTLVGRILGFTFAVKLMERGEEGAQENYSRIEDVIPDAAAIAQEEKAHEEALLGMLDEERLRYTGSIILGLNDALVELTGALAGLTFALQNTSLVAMTGAITGIAAALSMGASEYLSTKAEGGGRNPLRASLYTGVAYIFTVLALIMPYLVMKNPYLCLATALVIAVLIIAFFNYYISVARDLPFRRRFLEMAGLSLAVAAISFGIGILMRAVFGVEI